Proteins from one Mesorhizobium sp. AR10 genomic window:
- a CDS encoding IS630 family transposase (programmed frameshift), producing MGRALSEDLRSRVLQASDAGMSARRAAARFGVGISSAIRWIARAKIGELGPRRQGRRRGSSLDTHEAFLVGLIDERKDITLNEMVERLAVERSARISRSALSAWLGQHGWTFKKKSAHALEQDRPDILKRRRAWFDGQLDLDPAKLVFIDETGLSTKMARLRGRAPCGERCRAGVPHGHWKTTTFTGALRLTGMTAPFVYDGAMNGNVFLAYVEQVLVPTLSEGDIVVMDNLPAHKAAGVRDAIETAGARLMFLPPYSPDFNPIENAFSKLKALLRAKAERTITALWDAVGSLLDQFTPAECANYFQAAGYDPN from the exons ATGGGAAGAGCATTGAGCGAAGATCTTCGGTCTCGGGTTCTGCAGGCCTCGGACGCCGGCATGTCGGCCCGGCGGGCTGCGGCGCGGTTCGGGGTTGGTATATCGAGTGCGATCCGTTGGATCGCTCGGGCAAAGATCGGCGAACTGGGGCCGAGGCGACAAGGCCGCCGACGCGGGTCCAGCCTCGATACGCATGAAGCCTTCCTCGTCGGGCTGATCGATGAACGCAAGGACATCACGCTTAATGAGATGGTGGAACGGCTGGCGGTCGAACGATCGGCTCGGATCAGTCGCAGTGCCTTAAGCGCCTGGCTTGGCCAGCACGGCTGGACGTTCA AAAAAAAGTCCGCACATGCACTGGAGCAGGATCGTCCCGACATCCTGAAGCGTCGTCGCGCGTGGTTCGACGGCCAACTCGATCTCGATCCGGCAAAGCTGGTGTTCATCGATGAAACTGGATTATCGACCAAGATGGCCCGGCTGCGGGGCCGTGCGCCATGCGGTGAGCGCTGCCGGGCAGGCGTGCCGCACGGCCATTGGAAAACCACCACTTTCACCGGCGCACTGCGGCTGACGGGCATGACCGCCCCATTCGTCTACGACGGCGCCATGAACGGCAACGTGTTCCTGGCCTATGTCGAGCAGGTGCTGGTCCCGACCCTGTCGGAGGGCGACATCGTCGTGATGGACAACCTGCCCGCCCACAAGGCGGCCGGCGTTCGGGACGCGATCGAGACCGCCGGCGCAAGGCTCATGTTCCTGCCGCCCTATAGCCCCGACTTTAATCCCATCGAGAATGCCTTCTCAAAACTCAAGGCACTCCTACGCGCCAAGGCCGAGAGAACCATCACCGCTCTGTGGGATGCGGTCGGCTCACTCCTTGATCAGTTCACGCCAGCCGAATGCGCCAACTACTTCCAGGCCGCCGGATATGACCCAAATTAA